The segment agtttcctctgtcaacgtcctcttcggtctcttcACCTCTATCATTATgcccatagaggctgctgagctcggTTACGCCCAGtgcgcaaatgtggccaggaccggcgctggctACAGTTGTCagaagtttacttcactgtccatcaggaaactctgtaaatcacagagagagctgaggcggagcagctggaggacatcagagggaaaaccagaaaacatttcctccataaaatatgatccagtttcaccaaaatcagtgaaatagttctAATACTTTGCAATGCTTATCCCCAAATGAATGCACAGCACAAACTGATACAGTAACCTCGTGTCTTTGTTCCAGTGGCCAACCCATCCCTCGAGTGGAGtacacagaggaggaaaggcTCACATGGGGTAAGGTGTTCAAGGAGCTGAAGACTCTGTACCCGACACACGCCTGCCGCGAACACAACCGGGTTTTCCCCCTGCTGGAGAAATACTGCGGCTACAGGCAGGACAACATCCCACAGCTGGAGGACGTGTCCCGCTTCCTGCAGTGTAAGTCGTGTTATTTGAACTGACAAACTCCACTCACCTGttgacaacaaaataaaaaataatataactTTTAcgattttaaatgtcaaaataggGGGAAATAGGGGGATTGTGTTTTAATGATTGGTTAACAGTTCTATCATTGTACAGTTCATGAAACGTTGCCTTGTTCTCTTCATTTAGAAAACCCTGCTGTATAAATGTGGGAGGCAGGATCTACTTTCTATTCCTCCCACCCGCCTGTCCTCATTTAACTCAACCAAGCGCTCACCTCTttcatctctccatcctttcCCCCCTCCCCCGCAGCGTGCACGGGCTTCCGGCTTCGCCCGGTGGCCGGCCTCCTCTCGTCCCGTGACTTCCTGGCTGGACTCGCCTTCCGCGTCTTTCATTCCACGCAGTACATTCGTCACGGCTCCAAGCCCACGTACACACCTGAGCCGTGAGTGTCCAAActcaatttaaataaaaaagaagcaaaaaaaatacatattttatgtgacgttaaagagatttcttatatatttataattcaGGGATATCTGCCATGAGCTCCTGGGACACGTCCCGCTGTTCGCTGACCCTAGTTTTGCCCAATTCTCTCAGGTAAGAGCTGACGTAATGAAACAATAATACAAAACTAATTGTGTTaatattaaattgattttaCATACGGATACACACGGTTCTTACTGTGCATCTCATATATATTTATGGGAATCTAAACTCTAAATAGATCTCTGACTTTGATTTACttgcatttaaaatataatcttACCATACAAACCTGTACCTTCTGTTCTCTGCAGGAAATCGGTCTCGCCTCACTCGGTGCCCCCGACGAGTACATTGAGAAACTTGCTACGGTGAGTACACGAGAAACTAATTAGCCAGAGACAGCCTCTAAACTTCTAAACCGCACAGATTAAACGTTATAACACGGGGATAAGAAATGCAACAGATGTAAAGTATGTATTGCATCTAGCTGGTTTGCAGCCTCAGTTAGTTTAGGCTTTTAAACTCATGTTAAAACAACTTGAAACAGCTTAAAGGATGGATTTCTGCCACCATAAGACATTCAGGGCTCATTTCTGTCAAAGAAACAATAACTACATTCAGAAAGAATCTGGCACTGCATCGGAAACACAagtttttccattaatttgagtcacccagcttctaaatctgagccTGACTCGATAATTTGCGCTGCAAAATAGTAatagtttaatttggtttgagcTGTGGTCGAGCGACttagagagtgaatgagagtgagggagcgccggcaTCGATAAAGTCCTCCTGATTCTGTACCCTAATGGTTTTCATCATATCCCTCTCCCACCACGTTTTCTGTCAATATAATCAAGTAAATAATCTTCAAAAACACGTTAAAAACATGTGAAGGCAGTGTCTCTGGAAAGACGTGTCGCTAAAGTCAGCGTCCATCGTTGTGAGGAGCTGAAATTAAATTGTATTCGCCTCCATTGTGGCAGCAGAAATCTCAGAGAtctcaaaaaagacaaaatcataAAGCGGACTGACCCTTTAAATCTTCTCAAGGATCCTCGGGTTTATGGGTTTCAATGAACCACGCTGACCAACTCTAGATGAACCTTCCTTGTTTTTGGGTTTTGGTGTatggatcatatttttattaaccttgtgtgtgtttgtcctcaggTGTACTGGTTCACTGTGGAGTTCGGCCTGTGTAAGCAGGGCTCAGAGGTCAAAGCTTACGGAGCTGGCTTGCTTTCATCGTTTGGAGAGCTGCAGGTAAGAAGTCATGGACCCCCACAGCAGTGAGATAAACTGTTCCGACCCCCCATCGGTTGTTATAACACATTCACCTTGTTGCACAACTGCAGTGCTGCGGGAAGTGGGTTAGTGGTCCACTCAGATTCAGGTTTATTGTGTCACTGGGGGAGTCGTCCTCCCAGCCCAGCGGGTAATGTGTTGATAAAGTGGTTCAGTGGGTAAGTGATACACCAGCGGCTGTCAGGAGAGGATGTGCACCCTGAAAAGCCTTGAATCATGCCACACTTCCTGTTCACTGATGACGGGATTAGAGACACTCATTGAGGAATGGTGGTTTTCTTTCAGTACTGCTTGACAGACCAGCCCAAAGTCCTGCCCTTCGACCCCGACAAGACGTCCCTCCAGAAATACCCGATCACAGAGTACCAGCCTATTTACTTTGTCGCGGAGAGCTTTGAGGATGCCAAAGAGAAAGTCAGGTGAgatatcttttgtttttatttgttcattcgGTTTGAAGCTTTCCTCTTAACGTTtaacatctctctctgctcctaCAGGAAATTTGCAGGCACCATCCCCAGGCCTTTCACAGTGCGCTACAATGCCTACACCCAGAGTATCGAAGTGCTGGACAACACCCAGCAGCTCAGGAACTTGGCCGACAGCATCAATAGTACGTGCCAGCgcaatatttgttattttaaaacagcTTGTGCGtgaaccatagacagtataaagaatggacgaaATCTGTGGCTAGTCCGCCACCGTGTTGGTGGTCCTTAAgtgaaaaagtacaaaaacagtccctcaagcgtccacttgaggctggctccagaagtgagtcagtctccataagttcccatgtccaaatgtccaacttcacagcagaaataaacatgtttacagcctggtacaaaaaacagttttggtctctgtagctaatttccccgttcgtgacaactgtactgagggtgaatttatatacaactcacctgttcacattatattaaggcttaaagttatgcagaattaagagcgttAACAGCCCCCAGGTCCACCAAAGTGcaatataaatcaaataaacttGAACTTTAGTTAAATCAGAACCGATGATAGCATGGGCCAGGCTTCATCTGTGAATAGTTGTCGACATGGACGATATAACACTGCTATTTTTGTCTAAATCGCCTGTTTATGAAATGTTATTGACGTATTCTTTGTGTTCAACGTAAAAAGAAACttagttttaatttaacttcctattattattatttcaggtGAAATGGGGAAATTGTGCGAAGCCCTGCGGAAACTGGAGTAACCACACGTGAAGCCCCCGAGAATCTCATTTCACGTTATTCATTTCTGACACGGTCAACTTGTGGTTCAGTGTGCACTTGAATGGGCTTTCTttgtattaaaacaaaaatatgcaaGTCAAATAATGACAATATTACTGTAATCCGATTAGTATATTAGTGAATATCTAGTGTAGACTTATATTGTAGCATTATAAGGAATTTATCTGTACTGTCATCATTATTATCTTACGAATgtaactttaattattttaaaatccatCATGTAAACATTAAATTTTGCTTCTAATATGCACAACAGCTGAACTAATCAGATTTTCTTTCCCATGCAAACCTGAAAGTACATTGATAGACAATCTTTGGTGCTGGCTTCTATTTCTAGCTTGgctaaacaaaatgttttgtacatgcATGATATGTTTTAATTAACCAAATaaactcttctttctttctattgtTCATATTGGTAGTTACTTCTGATATGTGTCGCACCAtacaataaaaagtaaaaaaataaataaagaaaatctagTGTTTATTAACAGTTATAACTCCTCCTGTAGAAGCTGTTGTATGAACACATAATGAATGACGATGTTGTAAGGTATATCTTCATGAGAGAAGTTATTCCGGACAAAAACTGcattaataaaacactaaaaatgtacaaaagctACATTATAAACAACATATGAAATGTTCATTTACTGCTTATAAAGGCTAAATAGGTGCAAAATCCATTTAATAAACAATACTGcagaaatattaattaaataaacaatatttttcttcttctcttgagAAGTTAAAGACAtcaaaatgagaaagagagacagagtcaggCCTGCAGATACCTGGATGTGATTGGAGTGATATAAGGGAAAGCCAGGCTGTGATTACCAGCTCAAGGTCCTGCAGAGAGATCTGCTACGAAAACATAATATGATATTTGGAAATTTATTCAAAGATGTTATCTGGGGAAGGATAAATGAATGCTGCAGGAGGGGTTAGGTAAAAGCACGAGAGttgcaaaataaataatgaagttTGAAATAGAAGCTGCTCTTTTGTTACTTTATACTTGAgtaaactcaaacaaaacagagaaactgaCCTTTACTTCAGGACTATGATATGATCAGTATGTAAAATACTGGAAAAATAGACCACGTGTATGTGCCTATGATATGCAACTCATTACAAATCTAATTTTCCTCTTAAAAGAATATATGCTGCCCTTATCAACAGATTATTTGtgcataaaaatgtcaaaggAAGGAAAGACTTACCTTCCACACAGCTTAAATTATATAAAACTAACAAATGTTATAGTAGATCATATGAGACAGTTACCATTTATAAGCAGTatacaaacatttaatgaaTGTTTATAACACATAATGCAGTTATGGTCAGGTGAAAGGAcaattttgtacatttatgaaaaatacatttttacagtagttttctgtttttttaaaattgcataGAGAACCCTGAACAATTACGGACAATTAagccaaaaatgacaaattacagtTAATTCTCATTCTGTACAGAAAATTTACTATATTATTTATACACAAATTTGtgtaaaattacagtaatgATTTGTAATTCAGTTTGTAGCTTtataaatatcaatatttacatatatactCTGTAATTTTAAAGGTAAATcttaattattatgttttacatttatgtgtACTTTTACATTATAAATAACCCTTTCTTTAAAATGACATCAGACATAATGCagtctttttttaacataacatttcaTGATGgtgtttctctgtaaaactATTTACTTTATTGAATGTGTTTGATCGAAGGAAAATCTATAAAGTTACactgtgtttatctgtaaaACTTTGCCTGAAAATTTCTGTAAATTTATAGattgtgacatttatttgaacGTTGATATTTTACGGtattctaccttttttttttaggattttctTTTACAGTGATTAATATGCAGTCTTTATCCACAATTATAACTTCTTCCATGCAGACAATTTATAATATTACTATTGTCTACTACTGTTTATATCCTAgaattaattaataaacaattaaaaactaTTATAGCTGCCTACAACTGCACTTTAATTCGTTATAGAgcatttatattaaatgttgaTCAAGGTTAAAATAAAGAATCGCAGACTACGGTTAAAACTGACCCAGTGTGGGGTCACCAGCGGCATTGTGGGTTCATTTTACGCACCATTTGGTAGAAAAGCACCCAGCAGAAGggttgtttgtttgatattaatcttttgttttaattttgcaATTAAGAATAGATTAAGAAATCCCAACAAACACGTGTAATCTCCATAAATCCGACTTTTATCGATAAGATTATGTAACATTTATGCAACCTGCGATGACCTCATTTGATTGAATGCACCTCTTAAATGCTCTCCTCCTGTAATAGACTATTTTTGTCCTATAAACAGATGTAATGTCATGACGCAAAACAGGCCTAAAAGCCCCTCAGATGACAGGGTATATAAACCTGTGCACGACTCCCCAAGTGACACAGAAGTGCTGGCTCCCCGCACACCCCGCACGCATGAAGACGGACAGTGTTGCGGTGCAGGCGGCGCCGTTCAGCGGGAGGAAGCAGAGTCTGATCGAGGATGCCCGCAGGGAGCGCAGCAGCGGCTCCGCGGGCTCTCCGGGGCCCTCCAGGTACGGAGACGGCTTCGTGTTCGAGGAGAAGGACGGGAGGGTCACCGTGAATGTCCTGTTCACGCTCAGCAACGAGAAAAACGCGGGGTTCTTCAAAACTGGGAAGATATTTGAGGTAAGtctcagttttttttagatcattttAT is part of the Larimichthys crocea isolate SSNF chromosome XX, L_crocea_2.0, whole genome shotgun sequence genome and harbors:
- the pah gene encoding phenylalanine-4-hydroxylase, with translation MDAAYKRINGSYGQETEERGTGRRRGSMYLEEETNKKSEVISCIFSLKEEVGALARGLRLFEEKGINLTHIESRPSRMNKDQYEFFITLDATCSQALDEVIDGLRTEISGHVHELSRSKEKDTVPWFPNDIQDLDRFANQILSYGSELDADHPGFTDPVYRARRKEFADIAYNYRHGQPIPRVEYTEEERLTWGKVFKELKTLYPTHACREHNRVFPLLEKYCGYRQDNIPQLEDVSRFLQSCTGFRLRPVAGLLSSRDFLAGLAFRVFHSTQYIRHGSKPTYTPEPDICHELLGHVPLFADPSFAQFSQEIGLASLGAPDEYIEKLATVYWFTVEFGLCKQGSEVKAYGAGLLSSFGELQYCLTDQPKVLPFDPDKTSLQKYPITEYQPIYFVAESFEDAKEKVRKFAGTIPRPFTVRYNAYTQSIEVLDNTQQLRNLADSINSEMGKLCEALRKLE